The segment GTAAAGCCATTGGTATTGAAGCTGATGTTAGAAGTTATGATAGTCAGCAAAAGGCGGTAAACCAAGTGATAGAACAGCTTGGAAAGATAGATATTGTAATTGCTAATGCTGGGTTAGGCCATTTTGGTTCTGTAGAAGAGCTTACGGTAGAGCAATGGCAACAAACTATAGACACTAACCTAAGCGGGCCTTTTTATACGCTGAAAGCGAGTGTAGACTCCCTTAAAAAAGAAAAAGGATATTTTATAACCATTTCCAGTTTAGCAGGAACTAACTTCTTTGCAGGTGGAGCGGCCTATAACGCAAGTAAATTTGGAATCACAGGATTTACGCAAGCTGCTATGCTTGACCTTAGAAAACACGATGTAAAAGTTAGTACGATTATGCCAGGTAGTGTTTCTACTCATTTTAATGGAAATGAACCTACTGAAGGAGATGAAGCTTGGAAAATTCAAATTGAAGACATTGGTAAGTTGGTGGTCGACCTATTGACGATGCATCCACGAACGTTACCAAGTAAAATTGAAGTACGACCAACTGTTCCGCCAAGTGCTAAAAAATAAAGTATTATTTTAAGTATTAGATTTATATTAAATAAAAAAGCTGCTATCATAAAATAGCAGCTTTTTTGTGTTTATATATTATTTACTTTACCTAAAAAAAGCTTCCGCCCAATTTTGAGCATCGGTCAATTGTTCAAAAAAAGCGAAACTTTTATTAAATAGTGGTTGTTCTAAAACAGCCCTTTCGCGTTCCTCAGGATTTGCAGATACAATGGCAAGCCCTTCTATATTTTGTAATGCATTGCCTTTATAAACACTGAAATCTACTTCGTGTTTAAAATTCCGTTCAGTAATTAATACGAATGGTTTATTTTGAAAAAACTCTTGAAATTTTTGATGAACAATAGTTGCTTTTTCAATATCGTAAAAGACATTTTCAAAAACCTTTAAAATAGCATACTTGGCATAAATGCTAAGTTCACAAAAGTCTGTATCTATTCTTTGTATCATAATTAATTACTTCTCAAGTAAGAAGTTCTGTAAAGATACAGAATATTATGATTTGCTTAACATTTATTTATGTTAATATTAACACTTGCTAGATGCTGATTTTTAGTGTTTTAAGTGGATTAAATAGAAAAAGCGGCTCTAAAGCCGCTTTTTAAAGTGTCTGTTTTATGTTCTTAATTAGAAGAAAGCAAGGCTAAGAATTTATCAAGGTTTGGAAGAATCACTATTCGTGTTCTTCTGTTTTTTGAATACGCTTCTTTTGTTTCTTCTTCAGTAAGTGGGTGAAAGCTGCTTCTACCAGCTGCAATTAATTTTTCTGGTGCTACACCAAAGTCGTCTTGTAACTTTCTAATAACTGCTGTAGAACGTTTAACGCTCAACTCCCAGTTGTCTTTAATATACGATCCTGGTTTTACTGTTTGAGAGTCTGTGTGACCTTCAATCATTACTTCCATAGCAGGTTCGCTATTAATAACTCCAGCTAATCTTTCTAAAAGATTGTTAGCTTTTGGGTTAACGCGAGCACTACCAGATTTAAATAATAACTTATCTGAAACGGTAATCATTACCACTGTTTCGTCAATATCAATTTGAATATCATCTTCTTCTCCCTCGCCAATTAAAGAACTATCAAGGTTTTTCTTTAGATTGTATGAAACGATAAGATTCATACTATCTTCAAGCGTTTCTGCTTGTGCCAATTCGTTTTGATCAACATTGGCAAGAGCTGCTCTCATTTTTTCTTTGTCTTTATTTGAAACAACCACATTACCTTCTAGTTGTAAGCGGCTATCATTCGTATCTTTTAAAGATTGAATTTTAGAGTTATAATCGGAAACCCTATCTTCAATTTTAGCGTACTTAGCTTCAATTTCTTCTTTTTCGACTTGTGTTTTAGCTAGTTCTGAACGAGTTTCATTATAATCGTTCTGTAGTTCGACATACTTCTTTTTCGATACACATGACGTAAATATGAATGCGCCCGAAAGTAAGGTTAGTGTGATTAACTTTTTCATTGTAATTAGTTTTAGGTTTATTGTTGGGACAAATATACGTGTAAACACGTATAACGGGATAGTTAAGGTTTCCTATTATTTTGTTAAAAAAACTTAAAATCAGGACATTAAAAAAACGGACACTGCTGTATCCGTTTTATTTTTAAGCATTTAAAAAGAAATTATTCCTCCTGTTTTGAGGCCATTTGAAGCTTATTTTTTCCAAAATCCAACGTGCGTATTGGGAATGGAATGTTAATACCAGCTTCGTCAAAGTTTTTCTTAATAAGTTTAATAGCCTTATGTTGTGCTGCTAATTTTGGTTTCGGTTTTTTACTGTCAATCCAAAAGCGAGTCACAAAATTAATAGAACTGTCACCAAACTCGGTAAAGAAAAAATCAATGGCTTCTCCTTCTCGATGTTCAAAGGTTTCATTTATAATTTTTAGTACGATATCCTCTACCTGTTGAAGATCGCTTTCATACCCGACACCACAACTTACATCTACGCGAGAGCGTTCACTTAATGAATAGTTTGTAAATGGATTATCGACAAATATCGAGTTTGGAATTATCACATATTCATTATCTGTTTGGCGAATAGTAATGTTGCGAAGGCTAATTTCAGTAACATACCCCTTATGGTCTCCAGCTTCTACAAAATCGTCAATTCTTATTTTTGGTAAAAAAGACAAAAGAAGACCAGAAAAAGTATTGCTTAGCGTTCCTTGTAGGGCTAAACCAATAGCTAGTCCTACCACTCCAGCACCAGCTAAAACAGACGTCAAGACTTTGTTAAGGTCCATAACACCCAAAGCAATGAAGAAACCAATAATAAGGGTTATGGAAAAAACAATCTTTCCAAGCATCTGCCTTATTGACTCTTCATTAATTTTTTTCAAGAGAATCTTTTTGAAAAAATTCGTGAGTATCTTTGCCAAAAAGTAAAAAACAACCATTACCAAGATAGCCACAATAAAGTTGGGTAGCTTTAAAATAATGGCATCTAACCAGCCTCCTAATTTATCCCATAAGCTTGAAACTGCATCATTAATTGAAAATGTTTTCTCATCCATAGTGTATTATAATTTTTTAT is part of the Marixanthomonas ophiurae genome and harbors:
- a CDS encoding SDR family oxidoreductase, encoding MKNLKDKVALITGGTKGIGYGIAESLLLQGINVAITGRKEETAKQAAEKLNKTENSKGKAIGIEADVRSYDSQQKAVNQVIEQLGKIDIVIANAGLGHFGSVEELTVEQWQQTIDTNLSGPFYTLKASVDSLKKEKGYFITISSLAGTNFFAGGAAYNASKFGITGFTQAAMLDLRKHDVKVSTIMPGSVSTHFNGNEPTEGDEAWKIQIEDIGKLVVDLLTMHPRTLPSKIEVRPTVPPSAKK
- a CDS encoding OmpA family protein, encoding MKKLITLTLLSGAFIFTSCVSKKKYVELQNDYNETRSELAKTQVEKEEIEAKYAKIEDRVSDYNSKIQSLKDTNDSRLQLEGNVVVSNKDKEKMRAALANVDQNELAQAETLEDSMNLIVSYNLKKNLDSSLIGEGEEDDIQIDIDETVVMITVSDKLLFKSGSARVNPKANNLLERLAGVINSEPAMEVMIEGHTDSQTVKPGSYIKDNWELSVKRSTAVIRKLQDDFGVAPEKLIAAGRSSFHPLTEEETKEAYSKNRRTRIVILPNLDKFLALLSSN
- a CDS encoding mechanosensitive ion channel family protein, with amino-acid sequence MDEKTFSINDAVSSLWDKLGGWLDAIILKLPNFIVAILVMVVFYFLAKILTNFFKKILLKKINEESIRQMLGKIVFSITLIIGFFIALGVMDLNKVLTSVLAGAGVVGLAIGLALQGTLSNTFSGLLLSFLPKIRIDDFVEAGDHKGYVTEISLRNITIRQTDNEYVIIPNSIFVDNPFTNYSLSERSRVDVSCGVGYESDLQQVEDIVLKIINETFEHREGEAIDFFFTEFGDSSINFVTRFWIDSKKPKPKLAAQHKAIKLIKKNFDEAGINIPFPIRTLDFGKNKLQMASKQEE